One Vibrio campbellii CAIM 519 = NBRC 15631 = ATCC 25920 genomic window carries:
- the dinF gene encoding MATE family efflux transporter DinF, with protein MTNSIFSPLSNPQVHRQVLALAIPMVLSNITVPLLGLVDAAVIGHLEHAWYLGGVALGSTMISVTFWLLGFLRMSTTGLAAQSYGGEDRKQLALVFMQGSLMALLFALVFLIAHNPIADLIFGWSDASAEVKHYGMQYFSIRVWSAPAALMNFVLLGWLLGTQNSKAPMWMVIITNVTNIALDLLFVIGLGWKVEGAALASVIADYSGMAFGLMCVWKTWRARQLPSPKILLTDTQHGLGRFVKLNRDIFLRSLCLQATFSFMTFQGASFGDDVVAANAVLMSFLMMISYGMDGFAYAMEAMVGKAIGAKDRAQLSASLIGTFFWSLIICVGLTVVFGLAGSHLIAMITSIEAVQQQASVYLPWLVVMPLASMWCFLFDGIFVGATKGRDMRNSMFVATCFFFAIFFLFSGWQNHALWFAMTSFMAMRGIGLGAIFFYQWRKGSFLA; from the coding sequence GTGACAAACTCTATCTTTTCTCCTTTATCGAATCCTCAAGTGCATCGCCAAGTGTTAGCGCTCGCTATCCCTATGGTACTTTCGAATATTACTGTTCCACTCTTGGGCTTGGTTGACGCTGCGGTGATCGGTCACCTTGAACACGCTTGGTATCTAGGCGGTGTTGCGCTTGGTAGCACCATGATCAGTGTGACATTCTGGTTGCTTGGTTTCTTACGTATGTCGACCACTGGATTAGCGGCGCAATCCTATGGTGGTGAAGACCGAAAGCAACTCGCCTTGGTGTTTATGCAAGGCTCACTCATGGCATTGCTGTTTGCGTTAGTCTTCCTTATTGCCCATAACCCGATCGCGGATCTGATATTTGGTTGGAGTGATGCCAGTGCAGAAGTGAAGCACTACGGCATGCAATATTTCTCTATTCGTGTATGGAGTGCCCCCGCAGCGCTGATGAACTTTGTGCTGTTGGGCTGGCTGCTCGGAACGCAAAACTCCAAAGCCCCAATGTGGATGGTGATCATCACCAACGTAACCAATATTGCGCTCGATTTACTGTTTGTGATTGGTTTGGGCTGGAAAGTAGAAGGGGCAGCGCTAGCGTCGGTGATTGCTGATTACTCAGGCATGGCGTTTGGCTTGATGTGCGTATGGAAAACATGGCGTGCACGCCAATTGCCATCCCCTAAGATTCTGCTAACTGATACTCAACATGGGTTAGGTCGGTTCGTAAAACTCAATCGCGACATCTTCTTACGCTCGCTGTGTTTACAAGCTACGTTTAGCTTTATGACTTTCCAAGGCGCGAGCTTTGGTGATGATGTGGTTGCGGCCAATGCAGTATTGATGAGTTTCTTGATGATGATTTCCTATGGCATGGACGGTTTCGCTTATGCCATGGAAGCCATGGTAGGCAAAGCGATTGGTGCCAAAGACCGAGCGCAGCTCAGTGCTTCGTTGATTGGTACTTTCTTTTGGAGCCTGATCATCTGTGTAGGTTTGACTGTAGTATTTGGTTTGGCGGGATCGCACTTGATCGCCATGATCACTTCGATTGAAGCGGTGCAGCAGCAAGCGTCGGTGTATCTGCCTTGGTTGGTGGTCATGCCATTAGCATCGATGTGGTGTTTCCTGTTTGATGGCATATTTGTTGGTGCCACTAAAGGTAGAGACATGCGAAACAGTATGTTCGTAGCGACTTGCTTTTTCTTTGCGATTTTCTTTTTGTTCTCTGGCTGGCAAAACCATGCGCTGTGGTTTGCGATGACCAGTTTCATGGCAATGCGAGGGATTGGACTCGGCGCTATCTTCTTCTATCAATGGCGCAAGGGAAGCTTTCTTGCCTAG